A single region of the Prochlorococcus marinus str. MIT 0917 genome encodes:
- the rplL gene encoding 50S ribosomal protein L7/L12, translated as MSAKTDEILDSLKSLSLLEASELVKQIEEAFGVSAAASAGVVMAAPGAAAGGDSADAAEEKTEFEVVLESFEASSKIKVLKEVRNATGLGLGEAKALVEAAPKTIKEGATKEDAEALKKAIEAVGGKVTLK; from the coding sequence ATGTCTGCAAAAACCGATGAAATCTTAGATTCATTAAAAAGCCTCTCTTTGCTTGAAGCTTCAGAGCTTGTTAAGCAAATAGAAGAAGCTTTTGGTGTATCTGCCGCCGCATCTGCTGGCGTTGTCATGGCAGCCCCAGGAGCTGCTGCTGGTGGCGATAGTGCTGATGCTGCCGAAGAAAAAACTGAATTTGAGGTGGTTTTAGAAAGCTTTGAAGCTTCATCTAAAATCAAAGTCCTTAAAGAAGTTCGAAATGCTACAGGTCTAGGCCTTGGCGAAGCAAAAGCCTTAGTGGAAGCTGCTCCAAAAACAATCAAAGAAGGAGCAACAAAAGAAGATGCTGAAGCTTTAAAGAAAGCAATTGAAGCTGTTGGTGGAAAAGTAACTTTAAAATAA
- the nusG gene encoding transcription termination/antitermination protein NusG, with protein sequence MDTTGTVEDDQSHFANQTIKTNIARWYAIQVASSCEKKVKATLEQRAITLGVSDRIIEIEIPQTPAIKLKKDGSRQTTEEKVFPGYVLVRMVLDEDTMMAVRSTPNVINFVGAEDRRATGKARGHIKPRPLSRQEVNRIFKRAAEKKTVVKLDVEEGDQIVVTSGPFKDFQGEVIEVSGERNKLKALLSIFGRETPVELEFSQITKQN encoded by the coding sequence ATTGATACAACAGGGACAGTTGAGGATGATCAATCACATTTTGCAAACCAAACAATTAAGACAAATATTGCACGTTGGTACGCTATTCAAGTTGCATCCAGTTGTGAAAAGAAGGTTAAAGCGACACTTGAACAACGAGCTATCACTCTTGGAGTAAGTGACAGAATCATAGAGATAGAAATCCCTCAAACACCTGCAATTAAGCTAAAAAAAGATGGTAGCAGGCAGACCACAGAAGAAAAGGTATTCCCTGGATATGTGCTGGTTCGGATGGTGTTAGATGAAGATACAATGATGGCTGTAAGGAGTACTCCCAATGTGATTAATTTTGTTGGCGCAGAAGACCGAAGAGCTACTGGTAAAGCCCGAGGGCATATAAAACCTCGTCCTCTCAGTAGGCAAGAAGTTAATAGAATTTTCAAACGAGCAGCTGAGAAGAAAACTGTTGTCAAATTGGATGTAGAAGAAGGTGATCAGATTGTTGTGACGTCAGGTCCTTTCAAAGATTTCCAAGGAGAAGTAATTGAAGTTTCTGGCGAAAGAAACAAACTCAAGGCGCTTTTATCAATTTTCGGAAGAGAAACTCCTGTTGAACTTGAATTTTCTCAAATAACCAAACAAAATTGA
- a CDS encoding pyridoxal phosphate-dependent aminotransferase produces MKIDFDIHGGNIEKEARKLGLSKDKIIDASASIAPFKLPKKLNNHLINSLKNGCIKYYPDRSYFEVKNSIAKWHNIYPSMVIPGNGASELFTWAARDASLNGISSLPSPGFGDYKRALKCWNASYIHSPIPLSWTNRNPQSFPIKPKTDVLWITNPHNPTGQLWSRSSIEKLLNNYKLIICDEAFIPLTPRGEHQSVINLTKNYKNLIVIRSLTKFLGIAGLRIGYAVTNSDRLLKWKEIRDPWPVNTLAINATNMIMKDSKMHKQRLNKIHRWVEEEGNWLHQSLSEFSTIKPLPTTTNFQLIKSDSSILNLVENLKKRGILLRDCRSFTNLDANWIRISLQKRNQNIQIINTLKDYIN; encoded by the coding sequence ATGAAAATAGACTTTGATATTCATGGAGGAAATATTGAGAAAGAAGCAAGAAAGTTAGGGCTATCTAAAGATAAAATAATCGATGCAAGTGCATCAATAGCACCTTTTAAACTACCTAAAAAGTTAAATAATCATCTCATTAATAGTCTTAAGAATGGATGTATAAAATATTATCCTGATAGAAGTTATTTTGAAGTCAAAAATTCTATTGCTAAATGGCATAATATTTACCCTTCAATGGTTATACCAGGTAATGGAGCCTCTGAATTATTTACATGGGCAGCAAGAGATGCAAGTTTAAATGGAATAAGTTCTTTACCCTCGCCCGGTTTTGGAGACTATAAAAGAGCTTTAAAATGTTGGAATGCTTCTTATATACATAGTCCTATTCCTTTATCTTGGACTAATAGAAATCCTCAGTCATTTCCCATTAAACCAAAAACAGATGTCTTATGGATTACAAACCCACACAATCCAACTGGACAATTATGGAGTCGTTCATCGATAGAAAAATTATTAAATAACTATAAACTCATAATTTGCGATGAAGCATTTATTCCTCTTACACCCAGGGGGGAACATCAATCAGTCATTAATTTAACTAAAAACTATAAAAATCTTATAGTGATAAGAAGTTTAACTAAGTTTCTAGGTATTGCCGGATTAAGAATTGGATACGCCGTAACTAACTCAGATAGATTATTAAAATGGAAAGAGATAAGAGATCCATGGCCAGTAAATACACTAGCAATAAATGCAACTAATATGATTATGAAAGACTCTAAAATGCATAAACAAAGATTAAATAAAATCCATAGATGGGTAGAAGAAGAAGGTAACTGGTTACATCAAAGTTTGTCAGAGTTTTCTACTATTAAGCCTCTACCCACAACTACGAATTTTCAATTAATTAAAAGTGATAGTTCTATATTAAATCTTGTTGAGAATTTAAAAAAACGAGGAATTTTATTAAGAGACTGTAGATCATTTACAAATCTAGATGCAAACTGGATTAGAATAAGTCTCCAAAAACGAAACCAAAATATTCAAATTATTAATACTTTAAAAGATTACATTAACTAA
- a CDS encoding ribonuclease H family protein encodes MSKEEKLAIAAATDGACSGNPGPGGWGALIRFQDGSEVEFGGFSPETTNNRMELQAALFVLEKLKKIKFHPSLTIKTDSKYLIDGMEKWMSNWKKKGWKTASGKQVLNQDLWKALDHPELPKIKLQYVKGHSGEKDNDRVDAIAVAFSKGRKIQLKDFVKK; translated from the coding sequence ATGTCTAAAGAAGAAAAATTGGCTATTGCTGCAGCGACTGATGGTGCATGTAGTGGCAATCCTGGTCCAGGTGGATGGGGCGCATTAATTAGATTCCAGGATGGAAGCGAAGTTGAATTTGGTGGTTTCAGTCCTGAGACAACAAATAATCGCATGGAATTACAGGCGGCATTATTTGTTCTTGAAAAATTAAAAAAAATAAAATTTCATCCTTCATTAACCATCAAAACTGATAGCAAATACTTAATTGATGGAATGGAAAAATGGATGTCGAATTGGAAAAAAAAAGGATGGAAAACGGCATCTGGCAAACAAGTTCTAAATCAAGATTTGTGGAAAGCTCTTGACCACCCTGAACTGCCAAAAATCAAACTTCAATATGTCAAGGGACATAGCGGAGAAAAGGATAATGATAGAGTTGATGCAATTGCTGTAGCTTTTTCTAAAGGTCGAAAAATACAGCTAAAAGATTTTGTCAAAAAATAA
- the secE gene encoding preprotein translocase subunit SecE, with the protein MTSPTSKEDQEKVIPTKQENIALKKSFLSSTIDEMKLVVWPSRQQLFSESVAVILMVTLSAVSIAAVSRFYGWASTQIFR; encoded by the coding sequence CAAGAAAAGGTGATTCCTACAAAACAGGAAAATATTGCCTTAAAAAAAAGTTTTTTATCCTCTACAATTGATGAAATGAAACTTGTTGTATGGCCTTCACGCCAACAACTTTTCAGCGAATCTGTTGCTGTGATTTTAATGGTCACTTTATCAGCAGTCTCAATCGCGGCTGTAAGCCGTTTTTATGGATGGGCCTCTACTCAGATATTCCGCTGA
- the rplJ gene encoding 50S ribosomal protein L10, with translation MGRTLESKKQIVETIEGLLDNSEMALVLDYKGLSTKEMSDLRSRLQKSDGICKVTKNTLMRQAIKGRDSWTGLESLLTGTNAFVLIKGDVGSAVKAVQAFQKETQKSETKGGLFEGKLLSQDEIKAIAKLPSKEALMAQIAGAMNSITSKIAIGINEVPSGLARTLKQHSESGES, from the coding sequence ATGGGCCGCACGCTGGAAAGCAAAAAACAGATCGTCGAAACAATAGAGGGTCTACTAGATAACTCTGAAATGGCTTTAGTTCTTGATTACAAGGGCTTATCCACAAAAGAGATGTCTGACTTGCGCTCAAGATTGCAAAAAAGCGATGGCATCTGCAAGGTCACTAAAAACACCTTGATGCGTCAAGCCATAAAAGGGAGAGATTCCTGGACTGGTTTGGAGTCATTGCTTACTGGAACTAACGCCTTTGTTTTAATCAAAGGAGATGTTGGGAGTGCTGTTAAAGCTGTTCAAGCATTTCAAAAGGAAACTCAAAAGTCTGAGACTAAAGGAGGTCTTTTCGAAGGCAAACTTTTATCTCAAGATGAAATCAAAGCCATTGCAAAACTTCCTAGCAAGGAAGCACTTATGGCACAAATTGCTGGTGCAATGAATTCCATAACGAGCAAAATCGCTATTGGAATAAATGAGGTTCCCTCTGGGCTTGCAAGGACTCTTAAACAACATTCTGAGAGCGGCGAGAGCTGA
- the rplK gene encoding 50S ribosomal protein L11, with protein MAKKVVALIKLALQAGKANPAPPVGPALGQHGVNIMAFCKEYNSRTQDKAGFVIPVEISVFEDRSFTFITKTPPASVLITKAAGIAKGSGESAKGTAGSISKSQLEEIAKTKLPDLNCSSIESAMKVIEGTAKNMGVSIKD; from the coding sequence ATGGCAAAGAAAGTAGTAGCCCTGATCAAGTTAGCCTTACAGGCTGGCAAAGCCAACCCAGCGCCTCCCGTTGGGCCTGCGCTTGGCCAACATGGGGTAAACATCATGGCGTTTTGCAAGGAATACAATTCGCGCACCCAAGACAAAGCTGGCTTTGTTATCCCTGTAGAAATATCAGTTTTCGAAGATAGAAGTTTTACTTTCATAACAAAAACTCCTCCTGCATCTGTTTTGATAACTAAAGCAGCAGGTATTGCGAAAGGTTCAGGCGAATCAGCGAAAGGAACTGCTGGTTCTATTAGTAAAAGTCAACTTGAAGAAATTGCTAAAACAAAACTTCCAGATCTAAATTGCAGTAGCATCGAATCAGCGATGAAAGTTATTGAGGGGACAGCCAAAAATATGGGGGTTTCCATAAAGGACTAA
- the rplA gene encoding 50S ribosomal protein L1 encodes MKNFSKRMTTLLSKVEERSYSPIEAIKLVKENANAKFDETIEAHIRLGIDPKYTDQQLRTTVALPSGTGQEVRIAVVTRGEKVAEATKAGADLAGEEDLVDSINKGEMNFDLLISTPDMMPKVAKLGRVLGPRGLMPNPKAGTVTTDLAGAIKEFKAGKLEFRADKAGIVHVRFGKASFSEEALLENLKTLQSTIEKNKPSGAKGKFWKSLFITSTMGPSVEVDINELQDLQKEK; translated from the coding sequence ATGAAAAATTTCTCTAAAAGAATGACAACGTTACTTTCCAAAGTGGAAGAACGTTCATACTCTCCAATTGAAGCCATAAAGCTAGTAAAGGAGAATGCAAATGCAAAATTCGATGAAACTATTGAAGCTCACATAAGACTAGGCATTGATCCAAAATATACCGATCAGCAACTAAGAACCACAGTTGCCTTACCAAGTGGTACCGGTCAGGAAGTACGAATAGCAGTAGTGACACGTGGAGAGAAAGTTGCTGAGGCGACTAAAGCAGGAGCTGATCTGGCTGGAGAAGAAGATTTAGTTGATTCAATCAACAAAGGAGAAATGAACTTCGACCTGCTAATTTCAACTCCGGATATGATGCCCAAGGTTGCAAAACTTGGAAGAGTTCTAGGGCCTAGAGGGCTTATGCCTAATCCCAAAGCAGGCACAGTGACAACCGATCTAGCAGGAGCTATTAAAGAATTCAAGGCAGGAAAACTTGAATTTAGAGCAGATAAAGCAGGAATTGTTCATGTCCGATTTGGTAAAGCAAGTTTTTCGGAAGAGGCTCTACTTGAAAATTTGAAGACATTACAATCAACAATAGAAAAAAATAAACCAAGCGGAGCAAAAGGAAAATTCTGGAAAAGCTTGTTTATTACATCCACAATGGGACCATCAGTAGAAGTAGATATCAACGAATTACAAGACTTGCAGAAAGAAAAGTGA
- a CDS encoding quinone-dependent dihydroorotate dehydrogenase, with product MSKNKKNDLYNILLGQLLSQDEGIDAEILTNSALNAIKFASLNRNFPIISNVLLKASSDFQRSKSSLNQIIFGSHFKNPVGLAAGFDKNGVGAGLWNYFGFGFAELGTITWHAQKGNPKPRLFRIAKEKAALNRMGFNNEGAEKFLKTIERQQIPAPGNRPCVLGINLGKSKITPLDEAHKDYFLSLRLLAPISDYAVINVSSPNTPGLRSLQGTKEIKKLIRTLKDFSNCPPLLVKIAPDLSNEEIDEIARVSIENGIDGIIAINTSLNRFNLKNLRIKTGNTLEQENGGLSGLPLEKRGLEVIRRLRNSTNKALPLVGVGGISSAQTAWERIAAGASLVQVYTGWIFEGPNLVPDILDGLTLQMEKHGFRNIKDVIGSEEPWK from the coding sequence TTGTCAAAAAATAAAAAAAACGATTTATACAATATTCTGCTTGGTCAGCTTCTGTCTCAAGACGAGGGTATTGATGCAGAAATACTTACCAATTCAGCTCTTAATGCCATTAAATTTGCATCATTAAATAGAAATTTTCCAATAATTTCTAATGTCCTTCTAAAAGCATCAAGTGATTTTCAAAGAAGCAAGTCAAGTTTAAATCAAATCATCTTTGGCTCGCACTTTAAAAATCCTGTAGGGCTTGCTGCTGGATTTGATAAAAATGGTGTAGGAGCTGGTCTTTGGAATTATTTTGGATTTGGTTTCGCCGAATTAGGAACCATTACTTGGCATGCCCAAAAAGGTAATCCAAAACCCAGACTTTTCAGAATTGCCAAAGAGAAAGCTGCATTGAATCGAATGGGATTCAATAATGAAGGCGCAGAAAAATTTCTGAAAACCATAGAAAGACAACAAATCCCAGCGCCTGGAAATAGGCCGTGTGTCCTGGGAATCAATTTAGGGAAGTCAAAAATCACACCTCTAGATGAAGCACATAAAGACTATTTTTTATCTTTAAGACTCTTGGCTCCCATATCAGATTATGCCGTTATCAATGTTAGTTCGCCTAACACCCCAGGCCTTCGCTCATTACAAGGAACAAAAGAAATTAAAAAGTTAATACGTACGCTAAAAGATTTTTCAAATTGTCCTCCTTTACTTGTAAAAATTGCTCCAGATCTGTCAAATGAAGAAATTGATGAAATTGCGAGAGTTTCAATTGAGAATGGTATTGATGGAATAATTGCAATCAATACGAGCTTAAATAGATTTAACTTAAAAAACTTAAGAATCAAAACTGGAAATACTTTAGAGCAAGAAAATGGAGGCTTAAGTGGACTCCCTTTAGAAAAAAGAGGACTGGAAGTTATTAGAAGGCTTAGGAATAGTACTAATAAAGCTTTACCACTTGTTGGTGTAGGTGGCATCAGTTCAGCACAAACAGCATGGGAAAGAATTGCCGCTGGGGCATCACTGGTTCAAGTGTATACAGGTTGGATATTTGAGGGGCCAAATCTAGTTCCAGACATTTTAGATGGATTAACCCTGCAAATGGAAAAACACGGATTCCGAAATATTAAAGATGTAATCGGTTCCGAAGAACCATGGAAATAA